In one window of Pyramidobacter porci DNA:
- a CDS encoding ankyrin repeat domain-containing protein, with the protein MKKIVKFWVCAAAVLALCGSAGAADVNAVDEYGRTELMKAARYGELKRAEEQLKLGADVSICDTDRAGRNALHEAARNADAAMTELLLAHGADANARTAGGSTEKGGDTALILAAQEEKGLPVAELLLRHGADPSAATPKGFRALHYAASKGNAALAELLLARGADVNALTSDGRSPLIFAVGDDDNLAVAKLLLDKGADVNLRPNEKAHSPLTWALKNYNRPAALLLVERGADVNVAAGGGAPLLWALRLDQPGDEKLEIPKALLARGAKIDTAAPGGVTPFMTAAARENFTPETLQWLLDHGADPKGADKNGNSALYYAAKSKNAAARLLWLISLGLYDVNERDKDGSSILMLAFRNSADPKLLAALLDAGGDPKATSKDGYGLMHIAAGKLCDAAKDQERTKEGADRAWDDALACFRLLLDKGAPLNGRYGKNGETPLLVASGWGAPLKAVQTLVEAGADPKIAGADGKTALSLAESWGVPGVPEYLKSKM; encoded by the coding sequence ATGAAAAAGATCGTGAAATTTTGGGTGTGCGCCGCGGCCGTCCTGGCTCTGTGCGGCAGCGCGGGAGCCGCGGACGTCAACGCGGTCGACGAGTACGGGCGCACGGAGCTGATGAAAGCCGCCCGCTACGGCGAGCTGAAAAGAGCGGAGGAGCAGCTCAAGCTGGGCGCCGACGTGAGCATTTGCGACACCGACAGGGCGGGTCGCAACGCGCTGCACGAGGCCGCGCGCAATGCCGACGCGGCGATGACGGAGCTGCTGCTGGCGCACGGCGCCGACGCCAATGCCCGGACCGCGGGAGGCTCGACGGAAAAGGGCGGCGATACGGCGCTGATCCTGGCCGCCCAAGAGGAGAAGGGCCTGCCGGTCGCGGAGCTGCTGCTGAGACACGGCGCCGATCCCAGCGCCGCCACCCCTAAGGGATTCCGCGCGCTGCACTACGCCGCTTCCAAGGGCAACGCGGCGCTGGCGGAACTGCTGCTGGCCCGCGGCGCCGACGTCAACGCCCTGACTTCCGACGGCCGCTCGCCGCTGATCTTCGCCGTCGGCGACGACGACAACCTCGCTGTGGCGAAGCTGCTGCTCGACAAGGGCGCCGACGTCAACCTGCGCCCCAACGAGAAAGCGCATTCGCCGCTGACCTGGGCGCTGAAAAACTACAACCGCCCCGCGGCGCTCCTGCTCGTCGAGCGCGGCGCGGACGTCAACGTCGCCGCGGGCGGCGGCGCGCCGCTGCTGTGGGCGCTGCGGCTTGACCAGCCCGGCGACGAAAAGCTGGAGATCCCCAAGGCGCTGCTGGCGCGGGGCGCGAAGATCGACACCGCGGCCCCCGGCGGCGTGACGCCGTTCATGACGGCGGCGGCGCGGGAGAACTTCACGCCGGAGACGCTGCAGTGGCTGCTCGACCACGGCGCCGACCCCAAGGGCGCCGACAAGAACGGCAATTCCGCGCTGTACTACGCCGCCAAGAGCAAGAACGCGGCCGCGCGGCTGCTCTGGCTGATCTCGCTGGGGCTGTACGACGTCAACGAGCGTGACAAGGACGGTTCCAGCATCCTCATGCTGGCGTTCAGGAATTCGGCCGATCCCAAGCTGCTGGCGGCATTGCTCGACGCCGGCGGCGACCCGAAGGCCACCTCCAAGGACGGATACGGGCTGATGCACATCGCCGCCGGGAAGCTGTGCGACGCCGCCAAAGATCAGGAGCGCACGAAAGAGGGGGCCGACCGGGCGTGGGACGACGCGCTGGCCTGCTTCCGCCTGCTCCTCGACAAGGGCGCGCCGCTCAACGGGCGGTACGGAAAGAACGGAGAGACCCCGCTGCTGGTAGCGTCCGGCTGGGGCGCGCCGCTGAAGGCCGTGCAGACGCTGGTCGAAGCCGGCGCCGACCCGAAGATCGCCGGCGCGGACGGAAAGACGGCGCTGTCCCTGGCCGAGAGCTGGGGCGTGCCCGGAGTTCCCGAATATCTGAAGTCGAAAATGTAA
- a CDS encoding M20 metallopeptidase family protein, producing the protein MYKKARTIQPWLTEVHQALHRIPELGRDLPETTAYVAERLDEMGVPHFACAGGLVAELAGEPGGPIMALRADMDALPVTEATGLPQASRHAGKMHACGHDAHMTCALGALRLLRGEGKRAATLRVLFQPAEETDGGAAKMIEAGALDGVSSALCLHVAPSLEVGQIGVISGPARGASDMFNVTLRGRGCHGAYPHLGADVVAGGAQIISALQLLISRETSPLDPAVLTVGRFAAGTARNIIPDSAEFEGIVRTLNPATRARTTARVRELVEGMAAALRLSAEVEFIAGYPALINDAEVAEVVRRVGARELGAENVITPPCPQLGVDDFACIAERVPGCYVDLGARRPGGPEEPLHSPRFYPDEGCLPVGAALIAAWAQSQA; encoded by the coding sequence ATGTATAAAAAAGCCCGAACCATCCAGCCTTGGCTGACGGAAGTGCATCAGGCGCTGCACCGCATTCCCGAGCTGGGGCGCGACCTGCCCGAGACGACCGCCTACGTGGCGGAGCGCCTCGACGAGATGGGCGTGCCGCATTTCGCCTGCGCCGGCGGGCTCGTCGCCGAACTGGCGGGCGAGCCGGGCGGCCCCATCATGGCGCTGCGCGCCGACATGGACGCGCTGCCCGTCACGGAAGCTACCGGACTGCCGCAGGCGTCGCGCCACGCCGGTAAAATGCACGCCTGCGGACACGACGCCCACATGACCTGCGCTCTGGGGGCGCTGCGCCTGCTGCGCGGCGAGGGCAAGCGCGCGGCGACCCTGCGCGTGCTCTTTCAGCCCGCCGAGGAGACCGATGGCGGCGCGGCGAAAATGATCGAGGCCGGAGCGCTCGACGGCGTTTCGTCGGCGCTGTGCCTGCATGTCGCACCGTCCCTCGAAGTCGGGCAGATCGGCGTCATCTCCGGCCCGGCGCGCGGCGCCAGCGACATGTTCAACGTCACGCTGCGCGGGCGCGGCTGCCACGGCGCGTACCCCCACCTTGGCGCGGACGTCGTCGCCGGCGGCGCGCAGATCATTTCGGCCCTGCAGCTGCTGATCAGCCGCGAGACCAGCCCGCTCGATCCCGCCGTGCTGACCGTGGGCAGGTTCGCCGCCGGAACGGCGCGCAATATCATCCCCGACAGCGCCGAATTCGAGGGCATCGTGCGCACTCTGAACCCCGCCACGCGCGCGCGCACGACGGCGCGCGTGCGCGAACTGGTCGAGGGCATGGCCGCGGCCCTGCGGCTGAGCGCCGAAGTGGAATTCATCGCAGGCTACCCGGCGCTGATCAACGACGCCGAAGTCGCCGAAGTCGTGCGCCGCGTCGGCGCGCGCGAGCTGGGCGCGGAGAACGTGATCACGCCGCCCTGTCCGCAGCTGGGCGTGGACGACTTCGCCTGCATCGCCGAGCGCGTGCCCGGCTGCTACGTCGATCTCGGCGCGCGCCGCCCCGGCGGTCCCGAAGAGCCGCTGCACAGCCCGCGCTTTTACCCCGACGAGGGCTGCCTGCCCGTCGGCGCGGCGCTGATCGCCGCCTGGGCGCAGAGTCAGGCGTAA